The genomic window GTTTGGTTTTGCCATTACCAACGAAATCAACAATGTGGATATCGCCATTTTGGATCATTCAAAAGATGCCACCACTCAGGAAATCATCAATAAAATTTCAGCTTCTAAATATTTCAGCATCAAACAAATCATCGATAGAGAAGCTGATATCGAATCGGTTTTTAAGAAGGGAAAAGTCAAGGCTATTTTAAATTTTGAACAAGATTTTAGCCAAAACCTCATCAAAGACCATAATGCAACTGTACAAGTAATCACAGATGCCACAGACCCAAACACAGCAAACACCATTAGCAATTACATTAATGCCATTTTACAGAATTACTTGCAGCAACAGAACAAGCATATTAAAATAGCATATCAAATTATTCCGGAAACCAAGCTTCTGTTCAACCCAGAGCTTAAAAGCGTGTACATGTTTGTTCCTGGTGTAATGACAGTTATTTTAATGTTGGTTTCCGCAATGATGACGTCTATTTCCATCACGCGCGAAAAAGAATTAGGTACAATGGAAGTATTACTGGTGTCACCTTTAAAACCATTCCAGGTCATTATTGGTAAGGTAGTGCCTTACATATTTTTATCTATTATCAATGCAACCATTATTATTTTATTAAGTCTTTTTGTGTTTAAAATGCCTGTTCAAGGCAGCTTGATTTTATTAGGATTGGAAAGTGTGTTGTTCATCATCACATCACTTGCGTTGGGCATTTTAATTTCAACAATTTCAGCTTCACAGCAAACCGCTATGATGATTTCTTTAATGGGACTCATGCTGCCAACCATCTTACTTTCTGGGTTTATTTTTCCTATTTCCAGCATGCCATTTCCATTACAAGTTATTAGCAATATTGTACCTGCGAAATGGTTTATCATTATTGTTAAGGGCATTATGCTAAAAGGTGTTGGATTGGGATTTATTTTGAAGGAAAATTTAATACTGATAGCTATGACGCTATTTTTTATAGGACTGAGTGTGAAGAAATATAAAATTAGACTGGAATAATGAAGACGATTGCATTCATCATACAAAAGGAGTTCAAGCAAATCTTTAGAAATAAAGGCATGTTACCAATTATTTTTGTGATGCCTTTTATACAGCTTATTATTCTATCTAATGCAGCGACTTTTGAGATAAAAAACATCAAATTTGCTTATATCGATCACGATCACACTTCAACATCAAGAGCATTGGTTGAAAAATTTGAAGCTTCTAAATACTTCAACGTAGAAACCGATTATCCTTCAGAAGAACTCGCCAGTGCTGCCATGTTAAAAGGTGATGTAGACGTGATTTTGGAAATTCCACGTTTTTTTGAACGCGATTTTCAAAAGGAACAAAGCGCAAAACTAGGTGTCACTATTAACGCGATTGATGGTGCTGCAGCTGGAGTGGAAAATGTATATGTGACACAAATTGTAAGGGATTTTAATAAGAAATTAAAAATTAATGCGATGCAGTTTTCGCAAAATCAACTGCAGCCTATTAACATCACGAGCATCCCATCGTTTTGGTACAACGAAACCTTAAATTACAAAACCTACATGGTTCCTGGTATTTTGGTGTTGCTTGTAACCATGATTACTCTATTCCTTTCAGGAATGAACATTGTACGCGAAAAGGAAATTGGCACTTTAGAGCAAATTAACGTGACACCAATTAAAAAAAGCCAGTTTATCATTGGCAAACTCTTTCCGTTTTGGGTATTAGGATTGGTTTTGTTGACCGTTGGACTAACCATTGCAAAATTGATTTTTAATGTACCAATCATAGGTAATCTATTTTTAATGTATTTCTACACAACTATTTATATTTTAGTGGTTCTGGGCATTGGTTTGTTTATTTCCAACTTTACAGAAACCCAACAACAAGCTATGTTTATTGCTTGGTTTTTCATGGTAATCTTTATTCTAATGAGTGGCTTGTTTACACCTATTGAGAGCATGCCAAAATGGGCACAAACCATTACAGATTTTAACCCAATAAAATACTTTGTAGAAGTGATG from Winogradskyella sp. MH6 includes these protein-coding regions:
- a CDS encoding ABC transporter permease, whose translation is MKRFIGFIKKEFYHIFRDRRSLFILFGMPIAQILLFGFAITNEINNVDIAILDHSKDATTQEIINKISASKYFSIKQIIDREADIESVFKKGKVKAILNFEQDFSQNLIKDHNATVQVITDATDPNTANTISNYINAILQNYLQQQNKHIKIAYQIIPETKLLFNPELKSVYMFVPGVMTVILMLVSAMMTSISITREKELGTMEVLLVSPLKPFQVIIGKVVPYIFLSIINATIIILLSLFVFKMPVQGSLILLGLESVLFIITSLALGILISTISASQQTAMMISLMGLMLPTILLSGFIFPISSMPFPLQVISNIVPAKWFIIIVKGIMLKGVGLGFILKENLILIAMTLFFIGLSVKKYKIRLE
- a CDS encoding ABC transporter permease, whose translation is MKTIAFIIQKEFKQIFRNKGMLPIIFVMPFIQLIILSNAATFEIKNIKFAYIDHDHTSTSRALVEKFEASKYFNVETDYPSEELASAAMLKGDVDVILEIPRFFERDFQKEQSAKLGVTINAIDGAAAGVENVYVTQIVRDFNKKLKINAMQFSQNQLQPINITSIPSFWYNETLNYKTYMVPGILVLLVTMITLFLSGMNIVREKEIGTLEQINVTPIKKSQFIIGKLFPFWVLGLVLLTVGLTIAKLIFNVPIIGNLFLMYFYTTIYILVVLGIGLFISNFTETQQQAMFIAWFFMVIFILMSGLFTPIESMPKWAQTITDFNPIKYFVEVMRMVMLKGSNLHDILPQLSKTALYAFIMNGLAVWSYKKTS